In one Parambassis ranga chromosome 6, fParRan2.1, whole genome shotgun sequence genomic region, the following are encoded:
- the bend7 gene encoding BEN domain-containing protein 7: protein MEFGERKRRRKSQSFKLVTDEDFDPSDVMNSGCKDAKGEAKDTAVPDVWLGDEGMEIKRQITGMMRLLSDKSSRVYQRVGAEPDSLTKEPEDRHLNWVHQPALLSLVSEDHQSNMWNSVGDPGPSPSSIAISTLNGPGCTGQYSTRSRALRMLNNTKDIIKGNEANPDAVPPAVPETPCCMCNCKGTLKAILQELRAMRRLMQTQKASLDRQEQTTSPCQPRLSAGPAPRRRPRKRRPIYKVAPLSVSSTRRAINPLKAVAPESGKSVECEKQQDASTPKSHQFSSIVTVLPSQNDSVTVNNTHNSVLNQLREPQALESDVRLAEDYDVFIPKAQLDSILVNYTRSGSLLFRKLVCAFFDDATLANSLPNGKRKRGLNDNRKGLDQNIVGAIKVFTEKYCTQHKIEKLPGPRDWVQILQDQIKLARRRLKRDAAEAEEVSSGPSKSCDYDKSASVEQTGVNMTG, encoded by the exons ATGGAGTTTggagaaaggaagagaagaaggaagtCGCAGAGCTTTAAACTGGTCACGGATGAGG ATTTTGACCCTTCAGATGTGATGAACTCTGGCTGCAAAGATGCCAAAGGCGAAGCTAAGGACACTGCTGTGCCTGATG TTTGGCTGGGGGATGAAGGCATGGAAATTAAAAGGCAAATCACAGGAATGATGAGGCTTCTGAGCGATAAGAGCAGCAGGGTGTATCAGCGAGTTGGAGCAGAGCCGGACAGCTTAACAAAGGAGCCTGAAGACAGGCATCTGAACTGGGTACATCAGCCTGCACTGTTATCTCTTGTGTCGGAGGACCACCAGAGCAACATGTGGAACTCTGTAGGGGACCCGGGGCCTTCGCCTTCATCCATAGCCATCTCCACACTTAACGGTCCAGGCTGTACAGGCCAGTACAGCACCCGGTCAAGAGCCCTCAGGATGCTCAACAACACAAAGGATATAATCAAAGGGAATGAAGCTAATC CTGATGCTGTCCCACCTGCTGTGCCAGAAACCCCCTGCTGTATGTGTAACTGTAAGGGCACATTAAAAGCTATTTTGCAGGAACTGCGTGCCATGAGGCGGTTGATGCAGACTCAAAAAG CATCCTTGGACAGGCAGGAACAAACGACATCGCCATGCCAACCTCGTCTTAGTGCAGGCCCTGCTCCTCGTCGCCGGCCCCGAAAGAGAAGGCCAATCTATAAGGTGGCTCCACTGAGTGTGTCCAGCACTAGAAGAGCTATTAACCCTCTTAAAGCCGTGGCCCCAGAATCTGGAAAGAGTGTGGAATGTGAGAAACAACAAGATGCATCTACACCCAAGAGTCACCAATTCTCCTCAATTGTTACTGTGCTGCCGTCTCAAAACGATTCAGTCACggtcaacaacacacacaactctgTCCTCAACCAACTAAGGGAACCTCAAGCATTAGAG TCTGACGTGCGCCTCGCAGAGGACTATGACGTGTTTATCCCCAAGGCCCAGCTAGACTCCATTCTGGTCAACTATACACGCTCTGGAAGTTTGCTGTTCCGGAAACTG gtctgtGCCTTCTTTGATGATGCTACCTTGGCTAACTCCCTGCCTAatggaaagaggaagagagggctCAATGATAACCGTAAGGGCTTAGACCAGAACATTGTTGGCGCCATTAAAG TGTTTACAGAGAAATACTGCACACAGCACAAAATAGAAAAACTGCCAGGGCCACGGGACTGGGTTCAGATCCTCCAAGACCAGATCAAACTGGCCAGGAGGAGGCTAAAGAGGG ATGCTGCAGAAGCAGAAGAAGTCTCAAGTGGCCCATCTAAAA GTTGTGACTATGACAAGTCAGCAAGTGTGGAACAGACAGGGGTGAACATGACTGGTTGA
- the prpf18 gene encoding pre-mRNA-splicing factor 18 isoform X1, whose product MDMLKAEIARKRKHLEEKQLVDDSKRFFKRADLARIEQEDYFRRCGYKVQRESPESQLDKTEEDEPSTSANPVLELELTEEKLPMTLSRQEVIRRLRERGEPIRLFGESDYDAFQRLRKIEILTPEVNKGLRNDLKAAMDKIDQQYLNEIVTGTESGEVDTQHDLKVHEENTTIEELEALGKTLGMGDDNGDQDVIDKFLRFLLGVWAKDLNSREDHVKRSVQGKLASATHSQTESYLKPLFRKLRKKSLPADIKESITDIIKFMFEREYVKANDAYLQMAIGNAPWPIGVTMVGIHARTGREKIFSKHVAHVLNDETQRKYIQGLKRLMTICQKHFPTDPSKCVEYNAL is encoded by the exons atGGACATGCTTAAAGCAGAGATCGCCAGGAAGAGGAAACACCTTGAAGAAAAACAGCTTGTGGAT GACTCAAAAAGATTCTTCAAAAGAGCTGATCTTGCCCGCATAGAACAGGAAGATTACTTCAGAAGATGCGGCTATAAG GTGCAGAGAGAGAGTCCTGAGAGCCAG CTTGATAAGACAGAAGAAGATGAACCGTCCACTTCAGCTAATCCGGTGTTAGAATTGGAACTAACAGAGGAGAAGCTGCCAATGACACTGTCACGGCAGGAG GTTATAAGACGGCTTAGAGAACGAGGAGAACCCATCCGATTGTTTGGAGAGTCTGATTACGATGCCTTTCAGAGACTCCGAAAAATTGAGATTCTGACCCCAGAAGTAAACAAG GGTTTGAGAAATGATCTGAAAGCAGCCATGGACAAGATTGACCAGCAGTACCTGAATGAGATCGTCACAGGAACAGAGTCAGGGGAAGTGGACACACAGCATGACCTGAAAGTgcatgaagaaaacacaactaTAGAAGAACTTGAG GCACTTGGAAAAACTCTGGGCATGGGGGATGACAATGGGGACCAGGATGTAATCGACAAGTTTTTAAGG TTTCTTCTTGGAGTTTGGGCTAAAGATCTGAACAGCCGAGAAGACCATGTGAAGCGCAGTGTTCAGGGAAAGCTGGCCAGCgctacacactcacagactgagTCTTACCTCAAGCCTCTCTTTAGGAAGCTTAGAAAGAAG AGTTTACCTGCTGATATCAAAGAGTCCATCACAGACATCATTAAATTCATGTTTGAAAGAGAATATGTGAAG GCCAATGATGCATATCTACAGATGGCTATTGGAAATGCTCCATGGCCTATTGGTGTGACTATGGTGGGTATCCATGCCCGTACTGGACGAGAAAAAATCTTCTCTAAACACGTGGCCCATGTTCTCAATGACGAAACGCAAAGAAAATACATTCAG GGACTGAAGAGGCTGATGACTATCTGCCAGAAACATTTCCCAACTGATCCATCAAAGTGTGTGGAGTACAATGCTCTTTAA
- the prpf18 gene encoding pre-mRNA-splicing factor 18 isoform X2 produces the protein MDMLKAEIARKRKHLEEKQLVDDSKRFFKRADLARIEQEDYFRRCGYKLDKTEEDEPSTSANPVLELELTEEKLPMTLSRQEVIRRLRERGEPIRLFGESDYDAFQRLRKIEILTPEVNKGLRNDLKAAMDKIDQQYLNEIVTGTESGEVDTQHDLKVHEENTTIEELEALGKTLGMGDDNGDQDVIDKFLRFLLGVWAKDLNSREDHVKRSVQGKLASATHSQTESYLKPLFRKLRKKSLPADIKESITDIIKFMFEREYVKANDAYLQMAIGNAPWPIGVTMVGIHARTGREKIFSKHVAHVLNDETQRKYIQGLKRLMTICQKHFPTDPSKCVEYNAL, from the exons atGGACATGCTTAAAGCAGAGATCGCCAGGAAGAGGAAACACCTTGAAGAAAAACAGCTTGTGGAT GACTCAAAAAGATTCTTCAAAAGAGCTGATCTTGCCCGCATAGAACAGGAAGATTACTTCAGAAGATGCGGCTATAAG CTTGATAAGACAGAAGAAGATGAACCGTCCACTTCAGCTAATCCGGTGTTAGAATTGGAACTAACAGAGGAGAAGCTGCCAATGACACTGTCACGGCAGGAG GTTATAAGACGGCTTAGAGAACGAGGAGAACCCATCCGATTGTTTGGAGAGTCTGATTACGATGCCTTTCAGAGACTCCGAAAAATTGAGATTCTGACCCCAGAAGTAAACAAG GGTTTGAGAAATGATCTGAAAGCAGCCATGGACAAGATTGACCAGCAGTACCTGAATGAGATCGTCACAGGAACAGAGTCAGGGGAAGTGGACACACAGCATGACCTGAAAGTgcatgaagaaaacacaactaTAGAAGAACTTGAG GCACTTGGAAAAACTCTGGGCATGGGGGATGACAATGGGGACCAGGATGTAATCGACAAGTTTTTAAGG TTTCTTCTTGGAGTTTGGGCTAAAGATCTGAACAGCCGAGAAGACCATGTGAAGCGCAGTGTTCAGGGAAAGCTGGCCAGCgctacacactcacagactgagTCTTACCTCAAGCCTCTCTTTAGGAAGCTTAGAAAGAAG AGTTTACCTGCTGATATCAAAGAGTCCATCACAGACATCATTAAATTCATGTTTGAAAGAGAATATGTGAAG GCCAATGATGCATATCTACAGATGGCTATTGGAAATGCTCCATGGCCTATTGGTGTGACTATGGTGGGTATCCATGCCCGTACTGGACGAGAAAAAATCTTCTCTAAACACGTGGCCCATGTTCTCAATGACGAAACGCAAAGAAAATACATTCAG GGACTGAAGAGGCTGATGACTATCTGCCAGAAACATTTCCCAACTGATCCATCAAAGTGTGTGGAGTACAATGCTCTTTAA